One window from the genome of Ovis canadensis isolate MfBH-ARS-UI-01 breed Bighorn chromosome 21, ARS-UI_OviCan_v2, whole genome shotgun sequence encodes:
- the SLC22A11 gene encoding LOW QUALITY PROTEIN: solute carrier family 22 member 11 (The sequence of the model RefSeq protein was modified relative to this genomic sequence to represent the inferred CDS: inserted 4 bases in 3 codons; deleted 2 bases in 1 codon; substituted 2 bases at 2 genomic stop codons), translating to MVFTELLEQAGGMGLFQALQILTFFLFLVWVPFQXVVENFSAAVPGHPCWADLLDNGSGAPANLSPKALLPVSITPGPNRGPHQCLCFRHPQWQLLDPNATATNWSEADTELCMDSWAYDRSTFTSPNVTEWDLVCDHQGLKPLGQSICMAGAMVGCIVCGFLSHRFGRKPVLSWCCPWVAATSISTVAAPXFPVYCGLRFLSALGLSSILLTSATSLVEWTTTSTRAVTMAIXGSTYSICQMAVGGLAFTLQDWRTLQLAVSVPFFVIFPISWWLPESAXWLIIIGKPDQMLQELKKVAKINGHKEAQKTLTVEVLMSSMQEEVASAKPHQSVLDLFXLPMLRWRTCKLLVVNFFLTVSYYGIVLDLQNLGSDIFPLQVLFGGLDLLAQTLTTFLLRVFGRCTTLAGSLGGAGLAILANALVQRDLQTLRVVFAVLGKGCFGLSLTCIMIYKPELLPTSLWIIAEGFLHSAAQLGSVMGPLTRMTSQLLPLLPPLSYGVIPSAAGLMVLFLPETRGLLLPDTIQDLERQ from the exons atggtgttcacTGAGCTCTTGGAGCAGGCA GGGGGCATGGGGCTCTTCCAGGCCCTCCAGATCCtcaccttcttcctcttcttggtCTGGGTGCCCTTCCAGTAAGTCGTAGAGAACTTTTCAGCCGCTGTCCCAGGCCACCCCTGCTGGGCTGACCTGCTGGACAATGGCTCCGGGGCCCCCGCCAACCTCAGCCCCAAGGCCCTCCTGCCAGTCTCCATTACACCGGGCCCcaatcgtgggccccaccagtGTCTCTGCTTCCGCCACCCACAGTGGCAGCTCCTGGACCCCAACGCCACGGCCACCAACTGGAGCGAGGCCGACACGGAGCTGTGCATGGACAGCTGGGCCTACGACCGCAGCACCTTCACCTCCCCCAATGTGACCGAG TGGGACTTGGTGTGTGACCATCAAGGCCTGAAGCCCCTAGGCCAGTCCATCTGCATGGCTGGGGCCATGGTGGGATGCATCGTCTGTGGCTTCCTCTCCCACCG GTTTGGGCGGAAGCCAGTTCTGAGCTGGTGCTGCCCGTGGGTGGCCGCAACCAGCATCAGCACCGTCGCTGCCCC TTTCCCTGTCTACTGTGGCCTCCGGTTTCTGAGCGCTCTGGGGTTGTCTAGCATCCTCCTGACCTCCGCCA CTTCATTGGTGGAGTGGACCACGACCAGCACGAGGGCTGTCACCATGGCGA TGGGGTCCACCTACAGCATCTGCCAGATGGCCGTGGGTGGCCTGGCCTTCACCCTGCAGGACTGGCGAACCCTCCAGCTGGCCGTGTCGGTGCCTTTCTTTGTCATCTTCCCGATATCCTG GTGGCTGCCAGAATCCGCCTGATGGCTGATTATCATAGGCAAACCAGATCAAATGCTTCAGGAACTCAAAAAGGTGGCCAAGATAAATGgccacaaggaagcccaaaaGACACTGACCGTAGAG GTACTGATGTCCAGCATGCAGGAGGAGGTGGCCTCTGCAAAGCCCCACCAGTCAGTGCTGGACCTGT GCTTGCCCATGCTCCGTTGGAGAACCTGCAAACTGCTGGTGGTGAA CTTCTTCCTCACCGTCTCGTACTATGGGATAGTCCTCGACCTGCAGAACTTGGGGAGCGACATCTTCCCCCTCCAGGTCCTCTTCGGAGGCTTGGACCTCCTGGCCCAGACCCTCACCACCTTCCTGCTCAGGGTCTTCGGCCGCTGCACGACCCTGGCTGGCTCCCTGGGCGGGGCCGGCCTCGCTATCTTGGCCAATGCACTG GTGCAGAGAG ACCTGCAGACCCTGCGTGTGGTCTTCGCTGTGCTGGGAAAGGGGTGTTTTGGCCTCAGCTTAACCTGCATCATGATTTACAAGCCAGAACTCCTCCCAACTTCACTGTG gATAATCGCAGAAGGCTTCCTGCACTCAGCAGCTCAGCTGGGGTCTGTGATGGGCCCGCTGACCAGGATGACCAGCCAGCTCCTGCCCCTGCTGCCCCCGCTCTCCTATGGTGTCATCCCCAGCGCTGCCGGCCTCATGGTCCTCTTCCTCCCAGAGACCCGGGGACTTCTACTCCCTGACACCATCCAGGACCTGGAGAGGCAGTGA